The Oryzias latipes chromosome 16, ASM223467v1 genome includes a region encoding these proteins:
- the pou2f2 gene encoding POU domain, class 2, transcription factor 2 isoform X2 — MFVPLPVPFVFQRTASDLNAWRLKSPLAPRSNSDIMMSKPVEVEKVGADSPMEGADSERNGSELNHQAQSMKVGSFPLSPNLSSSKNKMDECTEMSPGLSPSHGPTPQQTALQHTQLMLTGSQLAGLTALLPAQQQLLLQQAQAQLLAAAVQQSNAAHAAHAARAAAQANQQAQAAAAANQQTQQQQQTSQQAHSQSQGQSTQEESSQSVPVPPPPPQLTLSQPIQLTAQDIQQLLHLQQLVFVPGHPLQSQFLLPQAQQCQQGLLSTPNLIPLPQQNQGSLLSAPTRMGLQPQRDKTTDVSASGGVTMAPSVTSHPEEPSDLEELEQFARTFKQRRIKLGFTQGDVGLAMGKLYGNDFSQTTISRFEALNLSFKNMCKLKPLLEKWLNDAETMSIDSTLPSPSSLSSPSLGFEGVPGRRRKKRTSIETNVRVALERSFLTNQKPTSEEILLIAEQLNMEKEVIRVWFCNRRQKEKRINPSSATPPLPSQPPTAPQVHKPPCYSPHMMSSQLSQAVTTLSSTTVTTMSPVCPMTSSLTSTHPSLSSAHPPLSSAPSPATPPPPPRSTASPATPSHSTLNLNTGLWRMGKKNGEMSNYITDFAANLRNNVMGVNTGMNQALLGNNPLATIQALAASGGQLPLSTLEGGSKAIVGASGGQGGALASSLFLNHPTLLHMGQNPGAGLVSGAVAKVSQASPFPSVSSISPTPCSPSPCSSPASSCLSSEMGHSPPSLGGAKIE, encoded by the exons ATATCATGATGTCAAAGCCAGTGGAGGTTGAGAAGGTCGGGGCTGACTCCCCGATGGAGGGCGCGG ATTCAGAGCGGAATGGATCTGAATTAAATCACCAG gctcaGTCCATGAAGGTCGGCTCCTTTCCACTGTCCCCAAACCTGAGCAGCAGCAAG AATAAAATGGATGAGTGCACTGAAATGTCCCCCGGCCTCTCACCCTCCCACGGCCCGACCCCTCAGCAGACAGCCCTGCAACACACACAGCTCATGCTGACTGGCTCCCAGCTTGCAGGG TTGACAGCCCTGCTGCCGGCACAGCAGCAGTTGCTTTTGCAGCAGGCTCAGGCGCAACTCCTGGCTGCCGCTGTGCAGCAGTCCAATGCAGCCCATGCGGCCCACGCTGCCCGTGCAGCTGCCCAGGCCAATCAGCAAGCtcaagcagctgcagcagcaaatcagcaaacccagcagcagcagcaaacaaGCCAGCAGGCTCACTCGCAGTCCCAGGGACAGAGCACACAGGAAGAGAGCAGCCAAAGTGTCCCCGTCCCACCTCCTCCACCCCAGCTCACCCTCTCCCAACCAATCCAGCTGACCGCCCAG GACATTCAACAGTTGCTGCATCTCCAGCAGTTGGTGTTTGTGCCTGGTCATCCACTCCAGTCCCAGTTTCTCCTCCCACAGGCACAGCAGTGTCAACAAG GACTCCTGTCAACACCAAATCTTATACCGCTACCTCAGCAAAACCAAGGGAGCCTCCTTTCTGCGCCGACGAGAATGGGACTCCAGCCACAG CGAGATAAGACCACAGATGTGAGTGCCAGTGGCGGTGTGACCATGGCGCCCTCAGTGACCTCTCATCCTGAGGAGCCCAGCGACCTGGAAGAGCTGGAACAGTTCGCCCGCACTTTTAAGCAGAGACGCATCAAACTGGGCTTCACACAG GGAGACGTAGGTTTGGCCATGGGGAAGCTGTACGGCAATGACTTCAGTCAGACCACCATCTCCCGCTTTGAAGCTCTTAACCTGAGCTTTAAGAACATGTGCAAGCTGAAGCCACTGCTGGAGAAGTGGCTCAATGATGCAG AAACCATGTCTATAGACAGCACCCTGCCCAGCCCCAGCTCCCTGTCCTCTCCCTCTCTGGGCTTTGAGGGGGTTCCAGGTCGCCGCAGAAAGAAGAGAACCAGCATAGAGACAAATGTCCGAGTGGCTCTGGAAAGATCATTTCTGACG AACCAGAAGCCTACCTCTGAGGAGATCCTGCTGATCGCAGAGCAGCTCAACATGGAGAAGGAGGTGATCCGAGTTTGGTTCTGCAACCGCCGACAAAAAGAGAAGCGGATCAACCCATCCAGTGCCACTCCTCCCTTGCCCAGCCAGCCCCCCACTGCCCCACAAGTGCACAAACCGCCCTGCTACAGCCCTCACATG ATGTCCAGCCAGCTGTCCCAGGCCGTGACCACTCTCAGCAGCACAACGGTGACCACCATGTCTCCCGTCTGCCCCATGACCTCCAGCCTCACCTCCACCCATCCCTCTCTCAGCTCAGCCCACCCCCCTCTCAGCTCCGCACCCTCCCCGGcaactcctccacctcctccccgCAGCACAGCCAGCCCCGCCACTCCCAGCCACAGCACACTGAACCTTAACACGGG TTTATGGCGTATGGGTAAAAAGAACGGTGAAATGTCTAACTACATCACCGACTTTGCTGCAAACTTGAG GAACAATGTGATGGGAGTTAACACGGGGATGAACCAAGCCCTCCTCGGTAACAATCCCCTGGCCACCATCCAAG cTCTAGCAGCCAGTGGTGGCCAGCTGCCTCTTTCCACTCTTGAGGGTGGCAGCAAGGCAATAGTGGGGGCCTCTGGGGGCCAAGGAGGGGCCCTTGCTTCTTCCCTTTTCCTCAACCACCCCACCTTGCTCCATATGGGCCAGAACCCCGGCGCTGGATTGGTCAGCGGTGCTGTAGCCAAAGTTTCCCAGGCCTCACCCTTCCCTTCAGTCAGCAGCATCAGCCCCACACCCTGCTCCCCCTCTCCCTGCTCTAGCCCCGCCTCCTCATGCTTGTCCAGTGAAATGGGCCACAGCCCACCATCCCTGGGCGGAGCCAAGATTGAGTGA
- the pou2f2 gene encoding POU domain, class 2, transcription factor 2 isoform X6, giving the protein MFVPLPVPFVFQRTASDLNAWRLKSPLAPRSNSDIMMSKPVEVEKVGADSPMEGADSERNGSELNHQVYAQSMKVGSFPLSPNLSSSKNKMDECTEMSPGLSPSHGPTPQQTALQHTQLMLTGSQLAGLTALLPAQQQLLLQQAQAQLLAAAVQQSNAAHAAHAARAAAQANQQAQAAAAANQQTQQQQQTSQQAHSQSQGQSTQEESSQSVPVPPPPPQLTLSQPIQLTAQDIQQLLHLQQLVFVPGHPLQSQFLLPQAQQCQQGLLSTPNLIPLPQQNQGSLLSAPTRMGLQPQRDKTTDVSASGGVTMAPSVTSHPEEPSDLEELEQFARTFKQRRIKLGFTQGDVGLAMGKLYGNDFSQTTISRFEALNLSFKNMCKLKPLLEKWLNDAETMSIDSTLPSPSSLSSPSLGFEGVPGRRRKKRTSIETNVRVALERSFLTNQKPTSEEILLIAEQLNMEKEVIRVWFCNRRQKEKRINPSSATPPLPSQPPTAPQVHKPPCYSPHMMSSQLSQAVTTLSSTTVTTMSPVCPMTSSLTSTHPSLSSAHPPLSSAPSPATPPPPPRSTASPATPSHSTLNLNTGLWRMGKKNGEMSNYITDFAANLSSSSQWWPAASFHS; this is encoded by the exons ATATCATGATGTCAAAGCCAGTGGAGGTTGAGAAGGTCGGGGCTGACTCCCCGATGGAGGGCGCGG ATTCAGAGCGGAATGGATCTGAATTAAATCACCAGGTATAT gctcaGTCCATGAAGGTCGGCTCCTTTCCACTGTCCCCAAACCTGAGCAGCAGCAAG AATAAAATGGATGAGTGCACTGAAATGTCCCCCGGCCTCTCACCCTCCCACGGCCCGACCCCTCAGCAGACAGCCCTGCAACACACACAGCTCATGCTGACTGGCTCCCAGCTTGCAGGG TTGACAGCCCTGCTGCCGGCACAGCAGCAGTTGCTTTTGCAGCAGGCTCAGGCGCAACTCCTGGCTGCCGCTGTGCAGCAGTCCAATGCAGCCCATGCGGCCCACGCTGCCCGTGCAGCTGCCCAGGCCAATCAGCAAGCtcaagcagctgcagcagcaaatcagcaaacccagcagcagcagcaaacaaGCCAGCAGGCTCACTCGCAGTCCCAGGGACAGAGCACACAGGAAGAGAGCAGCCAAAGTGTCCCCGTCCCACCTCCTCCACCCCAGCTCACCCTCTCCCAACCAATCCAGCTGACCGCCCAG GACATTCAACAGTTGCTGCATCTCCAGCAGTTGGTGTTTGTGCCTGGTCATCCACTCCAGTCCCAGTTTCTCCTCCCACAGGCACAGCAGTGTCAACAAG GACTCCTGTCAACACCAAATCTTATACCGCTACCTCAGCAAAACCAAGGGAGCCTCCTTTCTGCGCCGACGAGAATGGGACTCCAGCCACAG CGAGATAAGACCACAGATGTGAGTGCCAGTGGCGGTGTGACCATGGCGCCCTCAGTGACCTCTCATCCTGAGGAGCCCAGCGACCTGGAAGAGCTGGAACAGTTCGCCCGCACTTTTAAGCAGAGACGCATCAAACTGGGCTTCACACAG GGAGACGTAGGTTTGGCCATGGGGAAGCTGTACGGCAATGACTTCAGTCAGACCACCATCTCCCGCTTTGAAGCTCTTAACCTGAGCTTTAAGAACATGTGCAAGCTGAAGCCACTGCTGGAGAAGTGGCTCAATGATGCAG AAACCATGTCTATAGACAGCACCCTGCCCAGCCCCAGCTCCCTGTCCTCTCCCTCTCTGGGCTTTGAGGGGGTTCCAGGTCGCCGCAGAAAGAAGAGAACCAGCATAGAGACAAATGTCCGAGTGGCTCTGGAAAGATCATTTCTGACG AACCAGAAGCCTACCTCTGAGGAGATCCTGCTGATCGCAGAGCAGCTCAACATGGAGAAGGAGGTGATCCGAGTTTGGTTCTGCAACCGCCGACAAAAAGAGAAGCGGATCAACCCATCCAGTGCCACTCCTCCCTTGCCCAGCCAGCCCCCCACTGCCCCACAAGTGCACAAACCGCCCTGCTACAGCCCTCACATG ATGTCCAGCCAGCTGTCCCAGGCCGTGACCACTCTCAGCAGCACAACGGTGACCACCATGTCTCCCGTCTGCCCCATGACCTCCAGCCTCACCTCCACCCATCCCTCTCTCAGCTCAGCCCACCCCCCTCTCAGCTCCGCACCCTCCCCGGcaactcctccacctcctccccgCAGCACAGCCAGCCCCGCCACTCCCAGCCACAGCACACTGAACCTTAACACGGG TTTATGGCGTATGGGTAAAAAGAACGGTGAAATGTCTAACTACATCACCGACTTTGCTGCAAACTTGAG cTCTAGCAGCCAGTGGTGGCCAGCTGCCTCTTTCCACTCTTGA
- the pou2f2 gene encoding POU domain, class 2, transcription factor 2 isoform X3, translating into MTKTAAIAAKDFSSMWLPDIMMSKPVEVEKVGADSPMEGADSERNGSELNHQVYAQSMKVGSFPLSPNLSSSKNKMDECTEMSPGLSPSHGPTPQQTALQHTQLMLTGSQLAGLTALLPAQQQLLLQQAQAQLLAAAVQQSNAAHAAHAARAAAQANQQAQAAAAANQQTQQQQQTSQQAHSQSQGQSTQEESSQSVPVPPPPPQLTLSQPIQLTAQDIQQLLHLQQLVFVPGHPLQSQFLLPQAQQCQQGLLSTPNLIPLPQQNQGSLLSAPTRMGLQPQRDKTTDVSASGGVTMAPSVTSHPEEPSDLEELEQFARTFKQRRIKLGFTQGDVGLAMGKLYGNDFSQTTISRFEALNLSFKNMCKLKPLLEKWLNDAETMSIDSTLPSPSSLSSPSLGFEGVPGRRRKKRTSIETNVRVALERSFLTNQKPTSEEILLIAEQLNMEKEVIRVWFCNRRQKEKRINPSSATPPLPSQPPTAPQVHKPPCYSPHMMSSQLSQAVTTLSSTTVTTMSPVCPMTSSLTSTHPSLSSAHPPLSSAPSPATPPPPPRSTASPATPSHSTLNLNTGLWRMGKKNGEMSNYITDFAANLRNNVMGVNTGMNQALLGNNPLATIQALAASGGQLPLSTLEGGSKAIVGASGGQGGALASSLFLNHPTLLHMGQNPGAGLVSGAVAKVSQASPFPSVSSISPTPCSPSPCSSPASSCLSSEMGHSPPSLGGAKIE; encoded by the exons ATATCATGATGTCAAAGCCAGTGGAGGTTGAGAAGGTCGGGGCTGACTCCCCGATGGAGGGCGCGG ATTCAGAGCGGAATGGATCTGAATTAAATCACCAGGTATAT gctcaGTCCATGAAGGTCGGCTCCTTTCCACTGTCCCCAAACCTGAGCAGCAGCAAG AATAAAATGGATGAGTGCACTGAAATGTCCCCCGGCCTCTCACCCTCCCACGGCCCGACCCCTCAGCAGACAGCCCTGCAACACACACAGCTCATGCTGACTGGCTCCCAGCTTGCAGGG TTGACAGCCCTGCTGCCGGCACAGCAGCAGTTGCTTTTGCAGCAGGCTCAGGCGCAACTCCTGGCTGCCGCTGTGCAGCAGTCCAATGCAGCCCATGCGGCCCACGCTGCCCGTGCAGCTGCCCAGGCCAATCAGCAAGCtcaagcagctgcagcagcaaatcagcaaacccagcagcagcagcaaacaaGCCAGCAGGCTCACTCGCAGTCCCAGGGACAGAGCACACAGGAAGAGAGCAGCCAAAGTGTCCCCGTCCCACCTCCTCCACCCCAGCTCACCCTCTCCCAACCAATCCAGCTGACCGCCCAG GACATTCAACAGTTGCTGCATCTCCAGCAGTTGGTGTTTGTGCCTGGTCATCCACTCCAGTCCCAGTTTCTCCTCCCACAGGCACAGCAGTGTCAACAAG GACTCCTGTCAACACCAAATCTTATACCGCTACCTCAGCAAAACCAAGGGAGCCTCCTTTCTGCGCCGACGAGAATGGGACTCCAGCCACAG CGAGATAAGACCACAGATGTGAGTGCCAGTGGCGGTGTGACCATGGCGCCCTCAGTGACCTCTCATCCTGAGGAGCCCAGCGACCTGGAAGAGCTGGAACAGTTCGCCCGCACTTTTAAGCAGAGACGCATCAAACTGGGCTTCACACAG GGAGACGTAGGTTTGGCCATGGGGAAGCTGTACGGCAATGACTTCAGTCAGACCACCATCTCCCGCTTTGAAGCTCTTAACCTGAGCTTTAAGAACATGTGCAAGCTGAAGCCACTGCTGGAGAAGTGGCTCAATGATGCAG AAACCATGTCTATAGACAGCACCCTGCCCAGCCCCAGCTCCCTGTCCTCTCCCTCTCTGGGCTTTGAGGGGGTTCCAGGTCGCCGCAGAAAGAAGAGAACCAGCATAGAGACAAATGTCCGAGTGGCTCTGGAAAGATCATTTCTGACG AACCAGAAGCCTACCTCTGAGGAGATCCTGCTGATCGCAGAGCAGCTCAACATGGAGAAGGAGGTGATCCGAGTTTGGTTCTGCAACCGCCGACAAAAAGAGAAGCGGATCAACCCATCCAGTGCCACTCCTCCCTTGCCCAGCCAGCCCCCCACTGCCCCACAAGTGCACAAACCGCCCTGCTACAGCCCTCACATG ATGTCCAGCCAGCTGTCCCAGGCCGTGACCACTCTCAGCAGCACAACGGTGACCACCATGTCTCCCGTCTGCCCCATGACCTCCAGCCTCACCTCCACCCATCCCTCTCTCAGCTCAGCCCACCCCCCTCTCAGCTCCGCACCCTCCCCGGcaactcctccacctcctccccgCAGCACAGCCAGCCCCGCCACTCCCAGCCACAGCACACTGAACCTTAACACGGG TTTATGGCGTATGGGTAAAAAGAACGGTGAAATGTCTAACTACATCACCGACTTTGCTGCAAACTTGAG GAACAATGTGATGGGAGTTAACACGGGGATGAACCAAGCCCTCCTCGGTAACAATCCCCTGGCCACCATCCAAG cTCTAGCAGCCAGTGGTGGCCAGCTGCCTCTTTCCACTCTTGAGGGTGGCAGCAAGGCAATAGTGGGGGCCTCTGGGGGCCAAGGAGGGGCCCTTGCTTCTTCCCTTTTCCTCAACCACCCCACCTTGCTCCATATGGGCCAGAACCCCGGCGCTGGATTGGTCAGCGGTGCTGTAGCCAAAGTTTCCCAGGCCTCACCCTTCCCTTCAGTCAGCAGCATCAGCCCCACACCCTGCTCCCCCTCTCCCTGCTCTAGCCCCGCCTCCTCATGCTTGTCCAGTGAAATGGGCCACAGCCCACCATCCCTGGGCGGAGCCAAGATTGAGTGA
- the pou2f2 gene encoding POU domain, class 2, transcription factor 2 isoform X5, translated as MTKTAAIAAKDFSSMWLPDIMMSKPVEVEKVGADSPMEGADSERNGSELNHQVYAQSMKVGSFPLSPNLSSSKNKMDECTEMSPGLSPSHGPTPQQTALQHTQLMLTGSQLAGDIQQLLHLQQLVFVPGHPLQSQFLLPQAQQCQQGLLSTPNLIPLPQQNQGSLLSAPTRMGLQPQRDKTTDVSASGGVTMAPSVTSHPEEPSDLEELEQFARTFKQRRIKLGFTQGDVGLAMGKLYGNDFSQTTISRFEALNLSFKNMCKLKPLLEKWLNDAETMSIDSTLPSPSSLSSPSLGFEGVPGRRRKKRTSIETNVRVALERSFLTNQKPTSEEILLIAEQLNMEKEVIRVWFCNRRQKEKRINPSSATPPLPSQPPTAPQVHKPPCYSPHMMSSQLSQAVTTLSSTTVTTMSPVCPMTSSLTSTHPSLSSAHPPLSSAPSPATPPPPPRSTASPATPSHSTLNLNTGLWRMGKKNGEMSNYITDFAANLRNNVMGVNTGMNQALLGNNPLATIQALAASGGQLPLSTLEGGSKAIVGASGGQGGALASSLFLNHPTLLHMGQNPGAGLVSGAVAKVSQASPFPSVSSISPTPCSPSPCSSPASSCLSSEMGHSPPSLGGAKIE; from the exons ATATCATGATGTCAAAGCCAGTGGAGGTTGAGAAGGTCGGGGCTGACTCCCCGATGGAGGGCGCGG ATTCAGAGCGGAATGGATCTGAATTAAATCACCAGGTATAT gctcaGTCCATGAAGGTCGGCTCCTTTCCACTGTCCCCAAACCTGAGCAGCAGCAAG AATAAAATGGATGAGTGCACTGAAATGTCCCCCGGCCTCTCACCCTCCCACGGCCCGACCCCTCAGCAGACAGCCCTGCAACACACACAGCTCATGCTGACTGGCTCCCAGCTTGCAGGG GACATTCAACAGTTGCTGCATCTCCAGCAGTTGGTGTTTGTGCCTGGTCATCCACTCCAGTCCCAGTTTCTCCTCCCACAGGCACAGCAGTGTCAACAAG GACTCCTGTCAACACCAAATCTTATACCGCTACCTCAGCAAAACCAAGGGAGCCTCCTTTCTGCGCCGACGAGAATGGGACTCCAGCCACAG CGAGATAAGACCACAGATGTGAGTGCCAGTGGCGGTGTGACCATGGCGCCCTCAGTGACCTCTCATCCTGAGGAGCCCAGCGACCTGGAAGAGCTGGAACAGTTCGCCCGCACTTTTAAGCAGAGACGCATCAAACTGGGCTTCACACAG GGAGACGTAGGTTTGGCCATGGGGAAGCTGTACGGCAATGACTTCAGTCAGACCACCATCTCCCGCTTTGAAGCTCTTAACCTGAGCTTTAAGAACATGTGCAAGCTGAAGCCACTGCTGGAGAAGTGGCTCAATGATGCAG AAACCATGTCTATAGACAGCACCCTGCCCAGCCCCAGCTCCCTGTCCTCTCCCTCTCTGGGCTTTGAGGGGGTTCCAGGTCGCCGCAGAAAGAAGAGAACCAGCATAGAGACAAATGTCCGAGTGGCTCTGGAAAGATCATTTCTGACG AACCAGAAGCCTACCTCTGAGGAGATCCTGCTGATCGCAGAGCAGCTCAACATGGAGAAGGAGGTGATCCGAGTTTGGTTCTGCAACCGCCGACAAAAAGAGAAGCGGATCAACCCATCCAGTGCCACTCCTCCCTTGCCCAGCCAGCCCCCCACTGCCCCACAAGTGCACAAACCGCCCTGCTACAGCCCTCACATG ATGTCCAGCCAGCTGTCCCAGGCCGTGACCACTCTCAGCAGCACAACGGTGACCACCATGTCTCCCGTCTGCCCCATGACCTCCAGCCTCACCTCCACCCATCCCTCTCTCAGCTCAGCCCACCCCCCTCTCAGCTCCGCACCCTCCCCGGcaactcctccacctcctccccgCAGCACAGCCAGCCCCGCCACTCCCAGCCACAGCACACTGAACCTTAACACGGG TTTATGGCGTATGGGTAAAAAGAACGGTGAAATGTCTAACTACATCACCGACTTTGCTGCAAACTTGAG GAACAATGTGATGGGAGTTAACACGGGGATGAACCAAGCCCTCCTCGGTAACAATCCCCTGGCCACCATCCAAG cTCTAGCAGCCAGTGGTGGCCAGCTGCCTCTTTCCACTCTTGAGGGTGGCAGCAAGGCAATAGTGGGGGCCTCTGGGGGCCAAGGAGGGGCCCTTGCTTCTTCCCTTTTCCTCAACCACCCCACCTTGCTCCATATGGGCCAGAACCCCGGCGCTGGATTGGTCAGCGGTGCTGTAGCCAAAGTTTCCCAGGCCTCACCCTTCCCTTCAGTCAGCAGCATCAGCCCCACACCCTGCTCCCCCTCTCCCTGCTCTAGCCCCGCCTCCTCATGCTTGTCCAGTGAAATGGGCCACAGCCCACCATCCCTGGGCGGAGCCAAGATTGAGTGA
- the pou2f2 gene encoding POU domain, class 2, transcription factor 2 isoform X4: MFVPLPVPFVFQRTASDLNAWRLKSPLAPRSNSDIMMSKPVEVEKVGADSPMEGADSERNGSELNHQVYAQSMKVGSFPLSPNLSSSKNKMDECTEMSPGLSPSHGPTPQQTALQHTQLMLTGSQLAGDIQQLLHLQQLVFVPGHPLQSQFLLPQAQQCQQGLLSTPNLIPLPQQNQGSLLSAPTRMGLQPQRDKTTDVSASGGVTMAPSVTSHPEEPSDLEELEQFARTFKQRRIKLGFTQGDVGLAMGKLYGNDFSQTTISRFEALNLSFKNMCKLKPLLEKWLNDAETMSIDSTLPSPSSLSSPSLGFEGVPGRRRKKRTSIETNVRVALERSFLTNQKPTSEEILLIAEQLNMEKEVIRVWFCNRRQKEKRINPSSATPPLPSQPPTAPQVHKPPCYSPHMMSSQLSQAVTTLSSTTVTTMSPVCPMTSSLTSTHPSLSSAHPPLSSAPSPATPPPPPRSTASPATPSHSTLNLNTGLWRMGKKNGEMSNYITDFAANLRNNVMGVNTGMNQALLGNNPLATIQALAASGGQLPLSTLEGGSKAIVGASGGQGGALASSLFLNHPTLLHMGQNPGAGLVSGAVAKVSQASPFPSVSSISPTPCSPSPCSSPASSCLSSEMGHSPPSLGGAKIE, translated from the exons ATATCATGATGTCAAAGCCAGTGGAGGTTGAGAAGGTCGGGGCTGACTCCCCGATGGAGGGCGCGG ATTCAGAGCGGAATGGATCTGAATTAAATCACCAGGTATAT gctcaGTCCATGAAGGTCGGCTCCTTTCCACTGTCCCCAAACCTGAGCAGCAGCAAG AATAAAATGGATGAGTGCACTGAAATGTCCCCCGGCCTCTCACCCTCCCACGGCCCGACCCCTCAGCAGACAGCCCTGCAACACACACAGCTCATGCTGACTGGCTCCCAGCTTGCAGGG GACATTCAACAGTTGCTGCATCTCCAGCAGTTGGTGTTTGTGCCTGGTCATCCACTCCAGTCCCAGTTTCTCCTCCCACAGGCACAGCAGTGTCAACAAG GACTCCTGTCAACACCAAATCTTATACCGCTACCTCAGCAAAACCAAGGGAGCCTCCTTTCTGCGCCGACGAGAATGGGACTCCAGCCACAG CGAGATAAGACCACAGATGTGAGTGCCAGTGGCGGTGTGACCATGGCGCCCTCAGTGACCTCTCATCCTGAGGAGCCCAGCGACCTGGAAGAGCTGGAACAGTTCGCCCGCACTTTTAAGCAGAGACGCATCAAACTGGGCTTCACACAG GGAGACGTAGGTTTGGCCATGGGGAAGCTGTACGGCAATGACTTCAGTCAGACCACCATCTCCCGCTTTGAAGCTCTTAACCTGAGCTTTAAGAACATGTGCAAGCTGAAGCCACTGCTGGAGAAGTGGCTCAATGATGCAG AAACCATGTCTATAGACAGCACCCTGCCCAGCCCCAGCTCCCTGTCCTCTCCCTCTCTGGGCTTTGAGGGGGTTCCAGGTCGCCGCAGAAAGAAGAGAACCAGCATAGAGACAAATGTCCGAGTGGCTCTGGAAAGATCATTTCTGACG AACCAGAAGCCTACCTCTGAGGAGATCCTGCTGATCGCAGAGCAGCTCAACATGGAGAAGGAGGTGATCCGAGTTTGGTTCTGCAACCGCCGACAAAAAGAGAAGCGGATCAACCCATCCAGTGCCACTCCTCCCTTGCCCAGCCAGCCCCCCACTGCCCCACAAGTGCACAAACCGCCCTGCTACAGCCCTCACATG ATGTCCAGCCAGCTGTCCCAGGCCGTGACCACTCTCAGCAGCACAACGGTGACCACCATGTCTCCCGTCTGCCCCATGACCTCCAGCCTCACCTCCACCCATCCCTCTCTCAGCTCAGCCCACCCCCCTCTCAGCTCCGCACCCTCCCCGGcaactcctccacctcctccccgCAGCACAGCCAGCCCCGCCACTCCCAGCCACAGCACACTGAACCTTAACACGGG TTTATGGCGTATGGGTAAAAAGAACGGTGAAATGTCTAACTACATCACCGACTTTGCTGCAAACTTGAG GAACAATGTGATGGGAGTTAACACGGGGATGAACCAAGCCCTCCTCGGTAACAATCCCCTGGCCACCATCCAAG cTCTAGCAGCCAGTGGTGGCCAGCTGCCTCTTTCCACTCTTGAGGGTGGCAGCAAGGCAATAGTGGGGGCCTCTGGGGGCCAAGGAGGGGCCCTTGCTTCTTCCCTTTTCCTCAACCACCCCACCTTGCTCCATATGGGCCAGAACCCCGGCGCTGGATTGGTCAGCGGTGCTGTAGCCAAAGTTTCCCAGGCCTCACCCTTCCCTTCAGTCAGCAGCATCAGCCCCACACCCTGCTCCCCCTCTCCCTGCTCTAGCCCCGCCTCCTCATGCTTGTCCAGTGAAATGGGCCACAGCCCACCATCCCTGGGCGGAGCCAAGATTGAGTGA